One genomic window of Arachis stenosperma cultivar V10309 chromosome 10, arast.V10309.gnm1.PFL2, whole genome shotgun sequence includes the following:
- the LOC130954979 gene encoding uncharacterized protein LOC130954979: MDEFPPPLPLPLPPPPPPMTLDGAENDTVFAKTLVLSKREVTARRLRRTRQLRRCYRGHYWALMEEIKSKYKEYYWTYGKSPFKETSGVNHAVVLGDENNNNANGGNERNNNAALGVGGDDVVRCAFGGCKIKAMALTRYCHAHILSDPKQKLYPGCRTVAKNLPTGPSYCNKPVLRSVAPAACTTHYQLGEKCLLRAVKRAGYNVPINRKPNVKLHVVVNEFVSQIKNKRKVALKAAVSKVETQ, translated from the exons ATGGACGAGTTTCCACCGCCACTGCCACTGCCACTgccacctcctcctcctcctatgACCCTGGACGGAGCTGAAAACGACACAGTTTTCGCCAAAACGCTCGTACTGAGCAAACGCGAAGTAACCGCGCGTCGGCTCCGCCGAACGAGGCAACTCAGACGGTGCTACAGAGGGCACTACTGGGCTCTAATGGAAGAGATCAAGTCCAAGTATAAGGAGTATTATTGGACATACGGTAAGAGCCCCTTCAAGGAAACTAGCGGCGTAAACCACGCTGTCGTTTTGGGCGACGAGAACAATAACAACGCAAACGGCGGCAACGAGAGGAACAATAATGCTGCTTTGGGAGTTGGAGGAGACGACGTCGTTCGGTGCGCTTTTGGTGGATGTAAGATTAAGGCTATGGCGCTTACTAGGTACTGTCACGCTCACATACTTTCGGATCCGAAACAGAAGCTCTATCCGGGATGCAGAACCGTAGCTAAAAA TTTGCCAACAGGGCCTTCATATTGTAATAAACCAGTGTTGAGGTCTGTGGCTCCTGCTGCTTGCACAACTCATTACCAATTAGGTGAAAAGTGTCTTCTTCGTGCTGTAAAAAGGGCAGGTTATAATGTCCCAATTAATCGTAAGCCTAATGTGAAGTTACATGTAGTAGTTAATGAATTTGTTAGCCAAATCAAAAATAAACGAAAAGTTGCATTGAAAGCAGCTGTATCTAAAGTTGAGACTCAATAA